In Rutidosis leptorrhynchoides isolate AG116_Rl617_1_P2 chromosome 2, CSIRO_AGI_Rlap_v1, whole genome shotgun sequence, one genomic interval encodes:
- the LOC139889225 gene encoding secreted RxLR effector protein 161-like, giving the protein MTSTRPNISFIVGKLSRFTSNPNATHWRVVVRVFKYLKGTMDYGITYSRSSSVLEGYSDASWITNIEDHSSTTGWIFLLRGGAISWASKKQTCITNSTMESEFVALDAPGKEAEWLRNLIHEIPLWPKPISPISVRCNSEATLVKAYS; this is encoded by the coding sequence ATGACTAGTACACGCCCAAATATTTCTTTCATAGTGGGAAAACTAAGTAGGTTTACTAGTAATCCAAATGCTACTCATTGGCGTGTTGTGGTTAGAGTATTCAAGTACTTGAAGGGTACGATGGATTATGGTATCACTTATTCTCGGTCCTCTTCAGTTTTAGAAGGATATTCGGACGCAAGTTGGATCACCAACATCGAAGATCATTCATCTACGACTGGTTGGATATTCCTACTTAGAGGAGGTGCTatatcatgggcttctaagaagcaaacATGCATTACAAATTCAACCATGGAGTCTGAATTTGTAGCTTTGGATGCGCCTGGTAAGGAAGCTGAATGGTTAAGGAATTTGATACATGAAATTCCTTTGTGGCCAAAGCCAATATCTCCAATCTCCGTCCGTTGTAATAGTGAAGCTACTTTGGTTAAGGCTTATAGCTAA